The sequence GTGGTCCACAGTGCGCACCTCGtctctgctgtcacatccaacctggatcaTTATTTGGTTTTAATGTAGACCAGAGCACTGAATCCAGCTTCACACAGATATGTCCTGGCTAAGGGTTCCATGAGTTTTAtgctgctttcaagacaactgggatttctgaaaaatacgaggtcaaatcatgacgtcagtgatcttcaggtcagaaacgGATCTCTAGAAAGAGGCTCAAATTCCTgagttggaattctgagttggatgaccgttccaaTTTTTTCTCTCCAGTCAGAGCTCGTTTTTCCCCcagaattcccagttgtcttgaacgcactgaagtcggaagtcagagatttccaAGTTCCGAGTTGTTTTGAACGTGTCACTAATGCTCGGAGGGAGACCGCAGGTTATTCCCTATGAGTCAGGAACCAAAACTCCTCCGTAATGACCGGTGAATGCATTGTCTGCAGCATTCGATCACAGCTCGATCAGCTGTTGGATTCCACTTACCAGCACGTCaactgagccaggatcacagtcaaacGGATTGGGAGGTAGGTCCCAAAGTGCTCTCCAAGCTTTGGAGGTGAGCAGTCACGTGGTGTGGGACATTACTGATGCCGTTTCCTGTTAGAAATATGCAAAGCTGAGGAAGGGGGCGTGGTTCACTTTTGAAACTCTCCCATAAGAATGGTTTCCTCTGAATCCACTGACTCAGCCACTCTatagaatgttttattttttttcagtttgttcagtttcccaaatatgtctgttacataggcaaggagacacattttcttttcattacacagaaagtcaAGTCTTAATAAAAAATGATACACCCATTGTGAATGACAGCGTTTCCTCTCTCAATTAGAAAGATCTTTCCAACACTCCCCCTCGATAACCACCCAGCCTCTGTGTGAAATGGAacattgtcatgctctgatcccataTCTCCACATAGTTTTGAGATCAGGTGTGCTGCGGTAGATGTGGTTTGATGTAGTTTACAATGGAAGTTGCCTGCTGCAGTATATCTGAGTTCTGTGCTCAGCTCTTTTGCCACCAGTTGCTCTGTGTATCATAcattgcatacatacatacatacatacatacatacatacatacatacatacatacatatagagggagagacattCATATTTAGAGGGCAGAGGCCTGCCTGCCGTCCCGCCATAGATGAAGCCCCATATGTGCAAAAGCCCGCCATACGTTTCCATATGGAATCTGTTTTTCATCAATATGGCCACAcagcacactgaacatcccctGTGCTGTTTCATGCTCGGGAATCATGAGACGGAACAATATGTCCTCGTGAACAGCATCCCCGGACAAAAGTCAATTCATGAGCATCTCGGCTCTCGCAGCCTATGTCCACTTGGAGAGCATTAGTTGAAGAGTTTCAGTCGTTCAGTCAGTTTCCTCTCCATTGCTAGCAATGGCATACATTCTTTAacagtgttatctgacaaaggtattgGGGAAaggtacaactgaatgccttcaactgaaatgtgtctttcgcattctgaatcagagaggtgctgggggctTCCTTAACCCAACGTTCCCCGGGTGccattaactgccttgctcagggacagaacgacagatttttaccttgtcagctcggggattcgatccagaaacctttcggttactggcccaacgctctaaccactaggctacctggcgtcCCAGGtgtgagtttctgtgcctctTCCTCCCCACACATTGTTTTCAACATATTGCGGCCGGTAATATCAAAGTCTCTTCAATCGTGTGTGGTTTCAGAGCGAATGCGGGCTTAGCCATTCactgtgggaatgattcaagtgcaaCGGTCAAGTGCAGCCTTTTCCCACGTTCTAAGGGCTCTCTCTGGTTGAATTCTATCTTTTAGATTTGAATGATTTTCTTTTAGATTTTTaaggttaaccacattacaaGGATTTTGAGAGACAAAGACGATTATAATCACATTTTTTTGGtatataaactgaacaaaaatataaatgcaacaatttcaacaattctGCTGAGttccagttcatataaggaaatcagtcaatgtaaataaataaactaggccctaatctatggatttcacatgactaggcaggggcgcagccatgtccagccaatcagaattcgtttttccccacaaaatgtCTTTATTACAGATAGAAATACTCCTCATTTTCATCagctggtggctggtctcagatgatcctgcaggtgaagaagccggatgtggaggtcctgggctggcgtggttacacgtggtctgcggatgtgagaccggttggacgtactgccaaattctctaaagcaacgttggaggcggttaagggtagagaaatgaacattaaattctctggcaacagctctggtggacattcctgcagtcagcatgccagttgcacactccctcaacttgagacatctgtggcattgtgttgtgtgacagaactgcacattttagtggcttttattgtccccagcacaaggtacacctgtgtaatgatcatgctgtttaatcagcttcttgatattgcACACctgtcactaacagggatgtaaacaaatatgtgcataaaatttgagagaaataagctttttgtgcgtatggaacatttctgggatcttttatttcagctcatgaaacatgggaccaacactttacatgttgcatttatatttttgtatatatatatatatatatttttttttaaatcaggatTTTGGTAATTCTACCACGACCCCATTTTGATAACAGGCTACCCCACATGGGGTTGCAACCCCTAGTTTGGGAACTGCTGCtctaccctctcttctctctgccctCCCAAGCCACTTGATTAAGGAAGGTTGTAACACTGTCCTTCATGTagctgtgtgtttgtcctctgtatAGTGTTAGTGATTTACAGTTTAGGTGCTGTAGGCTAGAGACACATCTGTATCCACTGGCCCGTCTCTtcatgtaaaaacacacacagtagtgGAAAGGATTTGGCATCAGGGTGGTGTCCGCTGTGTATTAAAGTGAGCAGGAGTTAGGAAGTgtagtttgtttgtgtgtgtgtgtttggttgacTAATGGTTGACTAATGGTTGACTAATGGTTGACTAATGGTTGGCGTGTGTGTTTGGTAGACTAATGGTTGACTAATGGTTGACTAATGGTTGACTAATGGTTGACTAATGGTAGACTAATGGTAGACTAATGGTTGACTAATGGTAGACTAATGGTTGACTAATGGTTGACTAATGGTTGACTAATGGTTGACTAATGGTTGACTAATGGTTGACTAATGGTTGACTAATGGTTGACTAATGGTAGACTAATGGTAGACTAATGGTTGACTAATGGTTGACTAATGGTAGACTAATGGTAGACTAATGGTAGACTAATGGTAGACTAATGGTAGACTAATGGTAGACTAATGGTAGACTAATGGTAGACTAATGGTAGACTAATGGTTGACTAATGGTAGACTAATGGTTGACTAAtggttggcgtgtgtgtgtgtttctcctgcAGTGCCGGATGGTGTGTAAGGACGTGCCAGCTGAGACCATGTATGATGTTCTCCATGACATCGAGTACCGGAGGAAATGGGACGCAAACGTCATCGAAACCTTCGACATCGGAAAACTCACTGTTAACGCAGACGTGGGCTACTACTCctgtacgacacacacacacacacacacacacacacacacacacacacacacacattcttggcGCTGTGTGTATGTTAATGAGGCTCCTCCTCGTCTGTGTCTAGGGAAGTGTCCCAAGCCGCTGAAGAACCGTGATGTCATCACACTGCGCTCCTGGCTGCCCATGGGCAGTGATTACATCATCATGAACTACTCTGTGAAACATGCCGTAAGTATAAACATGTACAGGCAGTGTATCCTGGTCCAGAACCCTGTACTATACCCCCTGGCCcatggctctccaaccctgtactATACCCCCTGGCCcatggctctccaaccctgtactATACCCCCTGGCCcatggctctccaaccctgtactATACCCCCTGGCCCATGGCTCACCAACCCTGTACTATACCCCCTGGCCcatggctctccaaccctgtactATACCCCCTGGCCCATGGCTCACCAACCCTGTACTATACCCCCTGGCCCATGGCTCACCAACCCTGTACTATACCCCTGGCCCATGGCTCACCAACCCTGTACTATACCCCCTGGCCCATGGCTCACCAACCCTGTACTATACCCCCTGGCCcatggctctccaaccctgtactATACCCCTGGCCCATGGCTCTCCAACTCTGTACTATACCCCTGGCCCATGGCTCACCAACCCTGTACTATACCCCCTGGCCcatggctctccaaccctgtactATACCCCTGGCCCATGGCTCTCCAACTCTGTACTATACCCCCTGGCCCATGGCTCACCAACCCTGTACTATACCCCCTGGCCCATGGCTCTCCAACTCTGTACTATACCCCCTGGCCCATGGCTCACCAACCCTGTACTATACCCCCTGGCCCATGGCTCTCTAACCCTGTACTATACCCCCTGGCCCATGGCTCACCAACCCTGTACTATAACCCCTGGCCCATggctctccaactctgttcctggagaactacccctCTATGGGTTCTcgctccaactctgttcctggagaactacccctCTATGGGTTCTCGcgccaactctgttcctggagaactacccctCTATGGGTTCTcgctccaactctgttcctggagaactacccctCTATGGGTTCTcgctccaactctgttcctggagaactacccctCTATGGGTTCTcgctccaactctgttcctggagaactacccctCTATGGGTTCTcgctccaactctgttcctggagaactacccctCTATGGGTTCTcgctccaactctgttcctggagaactacccctCTATGGGTTCTcgctccaactctgttcctggagaactacccctCTATGGGTTCTcgctccaactctgttcctggagaactacccctCTATGGGTTCTcgctccaactctgttcctggagaactacccctCTATGGGTTCTCGCTctaactctgttcctggagaactacccctCTATGGGTTCTcgctccaactctgttcctggagaactacccctCTATGGGTTCTcgctccaactctgttcctggagaactacccctCTATGGGTTCTcgctccaactctgttcctggagaactacccctCTATGGGTTCTcgctccaactctgttcctggagaactacccctCTATGGGTTCTCGCTTCAACCCCAGTTACAACCAACCGGATTCAGCTTATCAAGCAGCTAATTATTACAATCTGTTGCCCTAGACGACGTCTCCAGGAACCAGGTTGGAGTCTGGGATAGGCTCAGGGGATGGGCTCAGGGGATGGGCTCAGGGGATGGGCTCAGGGGATGGGCTCAGGGGATGGGCTCAGGGGATGGGCTCAGGGGATGGGCTCAGGGGATGGGCTCAGGGGATGGGCTCAGGGGATGGGCTCAGGGGATGGGCTCAGGGGATGGGCTCAGGGGATGGGCTCAGGGGATAACCAACTGGTTGTACAACGCTCTGCAGGTAGAAAccgaagagagagaacagacctgcAGAATAGTTTCCCTTGACCTCAGGGGGGAAAAATGCTACGGTAGGACTGTCCACTCTATTTAAATGAACATGCTGTGGATGGACATGTCTTGGGGTATctttagtgttgtgtgtgtgtgtgtgtgtgtgtgtgtgtgtgtgtgtgtgtgtgtgtgtgtgtgtgtgtgtgtgtgtgtgtacataagtACAGTTTGATAAAGGTGGGTCGTGTGTTTACAGTAAGTGGAGTATTTGCTCACTTCAGTAAGACTGTGGGTGTATTAGTTGACTTAATCCCCTGGCATTTCAATAAAGCTTTATCGGTCCGTGCCACTGCTAACGTTGGATAAAGCCTGTGTTGGATAGGACAGTGGTAGCTCAGGGTTAGATCACTcagacagtacagtaaagtaaagCCTTGTGTTGGATAGGACAGTGGTAGCTCAGGGTTAGGTCACTCAACACTcagacagtacagtaaagtaaagCCTGTGTGTTGGATAGGACAGTGGTAGCTCAGGGTTAGATCACTCAACACTCAGACAGTACAGTAAAGCCTGTGTGTTGGATAGGACAGTGGTAGCTCAGGGTTAGATCACTCAACACTcagacagtacagtaaagtaaagCCTGTGTGTTGGATAGGACAGTGGTAGCTCAGGGTTAACACTcagacagtacagtaaagtaaagCCTGTGTGTTGGATAGGACAGTGGTAGCTCGGGGTTAACactcagacagtacagtacagtaaagcctGTGTGTTGGATAGGACAGTGGTAGCTCAGGGTTAGATCACTCAACACTcagacagtacagtaaagtaaagCCTGTGTGTTGGATAGGACAGTGGTAGCTCAGGGTTAGATCACTCAACACTCAGACAGTACAGTGGCTCTGCCCTTCACCATTCGTCCTTGAGGATCTTTGAGAAGTGGAGAAGAACCTCGACTTTAGCTTATTGGAGGAGCCTTTGTAATACTGCTCTGCCTTCTCCTGTTCAATGAGACCTTACAAGGCTAGTCACCTACGGCAGGAAGGAAGGAGATAAGGGTTTGGTTTGGAATcagacctcctcttctctctctctgagtgatcAATGTTAAGTTGACCTCTCATGTGACTACTGCTGCTGTAAGCTTCTGCTTTCCACACGCAAACACTCAGACAAACCTGCAAGACACAAACCTAGATCCAGACAAACACAGCTACTTTGCTCACATTGAGTTTAGTGAGAGGAGTGTGTAAGAGTTGACTGCTATTGGGCAAGGCCGGGCCAGCATCAGGAACTGACAGAGATACAGAACTAGGATGTAACTGTGAGTGAGAATCCGTACTGTCACTTTACCCCTCCACAATATTACTTTCAGCAGTAAACTCCTGATCAGTGAATGTCGTGTTTTCAATTTAAACTCTGTTTAAGTGCAGGGCAGTGTATCAttttatttaaatacattttggttgaatgttCTGGCACTCATGCAGAACAAACCCAAATAACTGGATTTAACTGTAAAGCAGTTGAACTGTCAGTGTTGAGACCATTTCCTCAGATGGAGGGTTCTGTGCTAACTAGGGCTGTTTcactgtgttttcctgtagaaATACCCCCCTAAGAAGGACATGGTACGAGCAGTGTCCATCCAGACTGGCTACCTGATCCAGAGCCATGGACCGAACCACTGCACTCTTACCTACCTGGCACATGTGGATCCAaaaggtaatacacacacacacatacagcagtggaggctgctgaggggaggacagctcatagtaatggctggaatggagtcaatggaatggcatcaaccacatggaaaccatggaaaccacatgtttgataccattccgttgactccattccaggatgtattatgagctgtcctcccctcagcagccaccAGGTGGTTAATGGAGACTTAATGAAGAGACTGAATGATTCATACTCAGGACCTTCTTTCTACAGCTATCGCCATAGTAACTATGGATCTGGAGGACAGGGTCTGtccctctcatttctctctccttctcatacTCTTTttgtctctttcttcctccctctctctctccttctcctcctctttttgtctttctccacctctctttctctctctctctctctctctctctctctctctctctctctctctctctctctctctctctctctctctctctctctctctctctctctctctctctctctctctctccctctctctctctttctccctctctctctatctctccatctctgtattgTTCTTTCTCTGTTATTCCCTCTCTTTTAAGATGGTAAAGCTCTTGATAATATCTCCATCTAATTCTCTCTAAATCACCTGTTctggtatgagtgtgtgtgtgacatctgTTAACAGTGGGTGATTTGACCGTGGGTGACACGACATGGTGTAACATCAATCTCTGTCCCTCCCAGGTTCACTACCCAAGTGGGTTGTTAACAAGTCTTCCCAGTTTCTGGCTCCCAAAGTAAGTACATTCCAGACTCCTTATGCCTACACTGCCCATCATTCCACTCCCACTGTACACACTCCCACTCCCATCACCACATTATAATGCTGAAGCGAGGAGAGAGTTGGGGGGAGTTGGGGAGAGTTGGGGGGAGTTGGGGGGAGATGGGAAGCAGGCATGTGTTACCTTCTCTCTCAGCAGAGTCTGGTTGTCTGGACCCGGTGCACACGGGAGAACACCTGTGTATAATGTATGATTCTTCCTGCTCTTCCCTGGGCTAGAAACGTGTGTGTGCTGAAATAGGCCATGGGATCTCAAGGGAATGAGGAAAAATGGGGGAGAGCcccagtctaaggcactgcatctcagtgctagaggcgtcactacaggccctggttcgattccaggctgtatcacaaccggctgtgattgggagtcccacccgGGTTagtgtttggccagggtaggccgtcattgtaaataggatttgttctttactgacttgccttgataaattaaatacaaatatatagaTCTCAGAGGTTACTACATGGTACAGCAAACCTCTCACTAGGTTACTACATGGTACagcagacatctctctctctctctctccatcactaggTTACTACATGGTACagcagacatctctctctctctctctccatcactaggTTACTACATGGTACagcagacatctctctctctctctctccatcactaggTTACTACATGGTACagcagacatctctctctctctctctctctctccatcactaggTTACTACATGGTACagcagacatctctctctctctctctccatcactaggTTACTACATGGTACagcagacatctctctctctctctctccatcactaggTTACTACATGGTACagcagacatctctctctctctctctctctccatcactaggTTACTACATGGTACagcagacatctctctctctctctctccatcactaggTTACTACATGGTACagcagacatctctctctctctctctctccatcactaggTTACTACATGGTACagcagacatctctctctctctctctccatcactaggTTACTACATGGTACagcagacatctctctctctctctctctccatcactaggTTACTACATGGTACagcagacatctctctctctctctctctctccatcactaggTTACTACATGGTACagcagacatctctctctctctctccatcactaggTTACTACATGGTACagcagacatctctctctctctctccatcactaggTTACTACATGGTACagcagacatctctctctctctctccatcactaggTTACTACATGGTACagcagacatctctctctctctctctctccatcactaggTTACTACATGGTACagcagacatctctctctctctctccatcactaggTTACTACATGGTACagcagacatctctctctctctctctctctccatcactaggTTACTACATGGTACagcagacatctctctctctctctctccatcactaggTTACTACATGGTACagcagacatctctctctctctctctctccatcactaggTTACTACATGGTACagcagacatctctctctctctctccatcactaggTTACTACATGGTACagcagacatctctctctctctctctctctctctctctctctccatcactaggTTACTACATGGTACagcagacatctctctctctctctccatcactaggTTACTACATGGTACagcagacatctctctctctctctctctctctctctctccatcactaggTTACTACATGGTACagcagacatctctctctctctctctccatcactaggTTACTACATGGTACagcagacatctctctctctctctccatcactaggTTACTACATGGTACagcagacatctctctctctctatcactaggTTACTACATGGTACagcagacatctctctctctctctctccatcactaggTTACTACATGGTACagcagacatctctctctctctctctccatcactaggTTACTACATGGTACagcagacatctctctctctctctctccatcactaggTTACTACATGGTACagcagacatctctctctctctctccattactagGTTACTACATGGTACAgcagacatctctctctccattactagGTTACTACATGGTACAgcagacatctctctctccattactagGTTACTACATGGTACAGCAGACAACACAACTGCTCTCTGCTGCTTGTGTTCCTTTTTATCCCTGGCTAAATGcagatctctctgtgtgtgtgtgcaggcgatGAAGAAGATCAGTAAGGCGTGTCTAAAGTACGGAGAGTGGAAGCAGAGACACAACCCAGGCTTTAAGCCCTGGCTCTACCCTGAGCAGACTACACTTCCCACAATCCCTGTGTCCGAGCTTAGCATCCAGCACGCAGACAGCCTGGAGAACATTGACGAGAGTACACTCAGCGAGATGCAGAcgcgggaggagagagacagcgactAACATCACACACACTTTGTTTTTCCTCTCCAGTCAGTTTGTGTCCTGAATCACTGCCCCTATTGTCCATTATAACATGTCTCTGGATCACATTGGCTGTCTCCTGTAAAGGATcctgaacacacaccagtccgCTCTCTGTTCCTCAACACTACAGATGTATGAATGTATGTAGAGTTCAATCTTAAAAACAGATTCCTACAAAGGTTTTCATATTTCATTTGTGATCCGAGTCTttcttaaagtgtgtgtgtgtgtgtgtgtgtgtgtgtgtgtgtgtgtgtgtgcgtgcgctaaATGAGGTCTGACGAATGATTGACCTGATTTAACAGATTGTTCTGGTCTGAatccatctctctcacacacacacacacacgtacacactgtTTAATGTCACTACTGCTGTGTGGCCTAGTTTGGAACAGGGATCCCCACTCTGGGTTGGCATGGCAACTCCCCACTCAACTTAACACCAGGGAAAGACTGGGATGTTGGAGGGAAGAGTGGAGAtggggggagggaagagagtgggggaaagggggagggaagagagtggGGGAGTGGAGATGTGGAGGAAGTGAGAGCTCAGATGTTGACCTCCCCTTCATTGGGGGGGGGGTAGTATCTGAGAGCATTAATTGTAACtaaaactgtctctctctcacacacacatcaatcCAGTCTTTGCAGATAGTCTGTAGGGCTATTGCTAAGGGAAGTGTTTGAGGAGGAGTTGGGGCCTGAAATGGTAACAGGCCAAATCATTGCAGTACTCCCTCTGTTTTTAGGCCCTATTTCTCAAAACACAGACATGGTTTGGTAGTTTACAATGTAATTACGTTTGGTTACCATGGGACTTCTGGGACAGGCGACTCTGAAGGGACATGATTGTTCTTTGAACTGTCACAGGGCTAAATCCTGCCCTCTAGTAAGAGACAAGTAGGCTTAGTGAagcacctaacacacacacacacacacacacaattctcaTTCATATACAGTAAACTCAGTTACATCAAATAAACTTGCTCAAGTGTATTGTAGCGCTGCTCACGTGTCCACCCAGGGTGATTTCTGTAACATTAGTTTGCAGTCTGGAAAAGACCACCAGGTCGTATTCCTTCTGTCAGCACGTCCTAGTACATAACTTatcctacagtgcattcagaaagtattcagaccccttgactttttccactttttgttacattgcagccttaCTCTAGAATtgaattaaatagtttttccaccctcatctacacacaataccccataatgacatagcaaaaacaggtttttatatgtTTTGCATGTTTTGCAAAAACGTGACATTTACAGAACTATtctgacactttactcagtactttgttgaagcacctttggcagcgattacagcctcaaattttcttcggtatgatgctacaagcttggcagacctgtatttggggagtttttcccattctcctctgcagatcctctcaagctctgtcaggttggatggggagtgtcgctgcacagctattttcaggtctctccagagatgttcgatcagtttgaagtctgggctctggctgggtcactcaaggacaatgagacttgtcccgaagccagtcagtcctgtgttgtcttggctgtgtgcttagggttgttgtcctgttggaaggtgaaccttcgtcccagtctgaggtcctgagtgctctggagcaggttttcatcagtaatctctctgtactttgctctgttcatcttttcctcaatcctgacaggtcacccagtccctgccgctgaaaaacatccccacagcatgatgctgccaccacagtgcttccccgtagggatggtcCCAGATGTCCTCCAGAtgtgacccttggcattcaggttaatcttggtttcatcagaccaaagaatcttgtttctcatggtctgagagtctttagctgtcttttggtaaactccaagctgGATGttacgtgccttttactgaggagtggcttccgtctggccactctaccataaaggcctgattggtggagcagagatggttgtcttccggaaggttctcccatctccacagaggacctctggagctctgtcagagtgaccatcgggttcttggtcacccccctgaccaaggcccttctcgcccgattgctcagtttagccgggcggccagctctaggaagagtcttgttggttccaaacttcttccatttaagaatgatggaggccactgttcttggggaccttcaatgctgcagaaatgatttggtacccttccccagatctgtgcctcgacacaatcctgtctctgagctcaacggacaattccttccaactcatggcttggtttttgctctgacatgcactgtcaactgtaggaccttatacagacaggcgtttgcctttccaaatcatgtccaatcaattgaattgaccacaggtggactccaatcaagttgtaggaacatctcaaggatgatcaatggaaacaggatgcacctgagctcaatttcgagtctcatagcaaagggtctgaatacttatgcaaataaggtatttctgtcatTTCTttacacatttgcaaaaaaatctaaaaacctgtattcgctttgtcattatggactaatgtgtgtacatttttttattttatacattttagaacaaggctgtaatgtggaaaaattcaaggggtctgaatactttcagaaggcactgttgGACGTGTTTTTGTTTGCAAATCCTGTtattcttcttctatggtattatgGCGTTCGCACAATTTTATGTGCATGCCAAGACAAGTTTGGTAAAGTACACTATTTGATAACCAGAACATTTTGgaat comes from Salmo salar chromosome ssa20, Ssal_v3.1, whole genome shotgun sequence and encodes:
- the LOC106581404 gene encoding START domain-containing protein 10, whose amino-acid sequence is MSAESVLIPDDRAFSNFKEECWSEEGWSQTYNKTGMTVWTQTIGGDEEKSLHKIKCRMVCKDVPAETMYDVLHDIEYRRKWDANVIETFDIGKLTVNADVGYYSWKCPKPLKNRDVITLRSWLPMGSDYIIMNYSVKHAKYPPKKDMVRAVSIQTGYLIQSHGPNHCTLTYLAHVDPKGSLPKWVVNKSSQFLAPKAMKKISKACLKYGEWKQRHNPGFKPWLYPEQTTLPTIPVSELSIQHADSLENIDESTLSEMQTREERDSD